In Burkholderia sp. PAMC 26561, the following are encoded in one genomic region:
- a CDS encoding IS5 family transposase, which produces MRGPDGFTESMFTVLKLDDFVPKDHPLRPIRTWLNDTLKRMDDVFARMYEANAKGGRPSIAPEKLVRALLLQVLYSIRSERMLVEQISYNMLFRWFVGLPMDGTVWDHSTFSKNRDRLLEHDVLVLLFNETVETARQRGYLSREHFSVDGTLIQAWARHKSFVPKASSDDDDTPPDEPPAPSDNWRGQKRSNETHQSTTDEQARLFRKSKGTGAMLCYMGHVLTDNRHGLVVNAQVTLATGTAERDAAVLMLADAASVAPLGTTVGADKNYDATGFVASCRANCVTPHVAQNDGRPGGSAIDERTTRWPGYAVSKQKRKRIEQVFGWGKTVGRIRQVMHRGLERVDQLFVLTQVGYNLTRMRTLAD; this is translated from the coding sequence ATGCGTGGGCCAGATGGTTTTACCGAATCAATGTTCACGGTGTTGAAGTTGGACGATTTTGTGCCGAAGGACCATCCTTTGCGTCCGATTCGAACGTGGCTCAATGACACGCTCAAACGCATGGACGATGTGTTTGCACGGATGTACGAAGCCAACGCGAAAGGAGGCCGGCCGAGCATCGCGCCGGAGAAGCTGGTGCGAGCTCTTTTGCTGCAGGTGCTGTACTCAATTCGTAGCGAGCGCATGCTGGTGGAACAGATTTCCTACAACATGCTGTTCCGCTGGTTCGTCGGCCTGCCGATGGACGGGACCGTATGGGACCACTCGACGTTCAGCAAGAACCGCGACCGGTTGCTCGAGCACGACGTGCTGGTGTTGCTGTTCAACGAGACAGTCGAGACCGCGCGCCAACGCGGGTATCTTTCTCGAGAACACTTCAGCGTCGATGGCACGTTGATTCAGGCATGGGCCAGGCACAAGAGCTTTGTGCCCAAGGCGAGTTCAGACGACGATGACACGCCTCCTGACGAACCGCCCGCCCCGAGTGACAATTGGCGCGGACAGAAACGCAGTAACGAAACGCATCAATCCACGACTGACGAGCAGGCGCGCCTGTTTCGCAAGAGCAAGGGAACTGGAGCGATGCTCTGTTATATGGGGCATGTACTGACCGACAACCGGCACGGCCTGGTGGTCAACGCACAGGTGACGTTGGCGACGGGCACCGCCGAGCGCGACGCGGCGGTGCTGATGCTCGCCGATGCCGCGAGTGTTGCGCCGCTCGGCACCACGGTGGGCGCGGACAAGAACTACGACGCCACCGGCTTCGTCGCCAGTTGTCGCGCGAATTGCGTCACGCCGCATGTGGCGCAAAACGATGGACGTCCCGGAGGTTCAGCGATTGACGAGCGAACTACGCGCTGGCCAGGATACGCCGTCAGCAAACAAAAACGTAAGCGCATTGAGCAGGTATTCGGATGGGGCAAGACAGTTGGTCGAATTCGCCAGGTCATGCATCGGGGACTTGAGCGCGTAGACCAGCTCTTCGTGCTGACGCAGGTCGGCTACAACCTAACGCGTATGCGCACACTCGCGGATTGA
- a CDS encoding tetratricopeptide repeat protein, which translates to MNALRPNTFARGACFAAIAATLVFATSACTTTTQRVAETRPVTRNSAPSSMSELRIAQSALDSGNIDLATTLFEKVVKADPHSVPGLAGLGDTLYAVGDFTRAGVYYERASAADASAAAPLVGSARVAIRQRRFDDAIATYRKVLARTPDEPMSSAGLGVALDMKGDHAAAQAVLRQALKTNPGDPVLSVNLGLSLVLGGNPREGANVLLDVTRFPGAPPQARQDLALAYGLLGNDDAAAQILGRDLPKASVQDNLRFYEAQRTRTGAVSSGAARPTAVPLASVQAASIK; encoded by the coding sequence ATGAACGCTTTACGACCCAACACGTTCGCGCGCGGCGCATGCTTCGCGGCCATCGCCGCCACGCTCGTCTTTGCCACGTCCGCATGCACGACGACCACGCAACGCGTCGCGGAGACGCGTCCCGTCACGCGCAACTCGGCGCCTAGTTCCATGAGCGAGTTACGCATCGCGCAAAGCGCGCTGGACTCGGGGAACATCGATCTCGCGACCACGCTCTTCGAGAAGGTGGTGAAGGCGGACCCTCATTCGGTGCCGGGCCTGGCGGGCCTTGGCGACACGCTTTACGCCGTGGGCGACTTCACGCGCGCGGGCGTGTACTACGAGCGCGCGAGCGCGGCCGACGCGAGCGCGGCCGCGCCGCTCGTCGGAAGCGCCCGAGTGGCGATTCGCCAGCGCCGTTTCGACGACGCCATCGCGACCTATCGCAAGGTGCTCGCGCGCACGCCGGACGAGCCGATGTCGTCGGCGGGGCTCGGCGTCGCGCTCGACATGAAGGGCGATCATGCGGCAGCGCAGGCGGTGCTGCGCCAGGCGCTCAAGACCAATCCTGGCGATCCGGTGCTGAGCGTGAACCTTGGCCTGTCGCTCGTGCTCGGGGGCAATCCGCGCGAGGGCGCGAACGTGCTGCTCGACGTGACGCGCTTTCCTGGCGCGCCGCCGCAGGCGCGCCAGGACCTGGCGCTCGCCTACGGGCTGCTCGGCAACGACGACGCGGCCGCGCAGATCCTCGGGCGCGACCTGCCGAAGGCTTCCGTGCAGGACAACCTGCGCTTCTACGAGGCGCAGCGCACGCGCACGGGCGCGGTCTCGAGCGGCGCGGCGCGGCCGACGGCGGTGCCACTCGCGTCCGTGCAAGCGGCGAGCATCAAGTGA
- a CDS encoding phosphate ABC transporter substrate-binding protein gives MKNANQYIRSALIAMLLGLSGESAMAQLIVVVSTKSTLTALSEQQIADIFLGRAAYFPGGGSAIPVDLPEDAAARSEFYRRITGKSSSQMKAYWSKLIFTGRGQPPREVQDPAAIKRALAETPNAIGYMDSRDIDASVKPLLTLN, from the coding sequence GTGAAAAACGCCAACCAATACATCAGGTCAGCATTGATCGCCATGCTTCTCGGGTTGTCCGGGGAGTCGGCAATGGCCCAGCTCATCGTGGTCGTATCCACCAAGAGCACGCTCACGGCATTGAGCGAACAGCAGATCGCGGACATCTTCCTCGGCCGCGCGGCCTACTTCCCGGGTGGCGGCAGCGCCATACCCGTCGATCTGCCCGAGGATGCAGCCGCGCGCAGCGAGTTCTACCGCAGGATCACGGGGAAGTCCTCTTCGCAGATGAAGGCTTACTGGTCCAAGCTGATTTTCACCGGCCGCGGCCAGCCGCCCCGCGAAGTGCAGGACCCTGCGGCAATCAAGCGAGCGCTTGCCGAGACGCCGAACGCCATTGGATACATGGATTCCCGCGATATCGATGCAAGTGTCAAACCGCTGCTGACGCTCAACTAG
- a CDS encoding IS630 family transposase, translating to MGRKGIEVVVSELEREQLLSMSRSRSLPHSLVRRAKIVLMAADGYTTLEIAGQCEVTPPAITHWKKRFVERGLAGLHDEARPGRPRAHDDEAVAELLAKVLHEKPDGATHWSVRSAASQTGISKSSVARYLSLFGVQPHRSKSFKLSTDPYFVEKVRDIVGLYLSPPTNALVLCVDEKSQCQALERTQPMLPMGLGYLEGVTHDYVRHGTTTLFAALNAATGEVIAQCKSRHRHQEFLAFLNHVDQAVPADLDVHLIVDNYATHKHPKVKAWLARRPRYHMHFTPTYSSWLNQVERWFGLVTQQAIRRGSFRNVRQLIVSIEQYVTQYNQHKRAFVWTATADSILQKVARLCKVISGTQH from the coding sequence ATGGGACGCAAGGGAATCGAGGTTGTGGTGTCGGAACTGGAGCGTGAACAGTTACTGTCGATGAGCCGCTCGCGATCGTTACCTCATTCATTGGTTCGTCGGGCGAAGATAGTTCTGATGGCTGCTGACGGTTACACCACACTAGAAATTGCGGGGCAGTGCGAAGTAACTCCGCCAGCGATTACGCACTGGAAGAAGCGGTTTGTCGAACGTGGACTCGCCGGTTTGCACGATGAAGCACGCCCAGGGCGACCACGTGCGCATGACGATGAAGCGGTGGCCGAACTGCTGGCAAAGGTGCTGCATGAGAAGCCGGATGGGGCTACGCACTGGAGCGTTCGTTCCGCTGCTTCACAGACCGGCATTTCGAAGAGTTCCGTGGCGCGTTACCTCTCGCTGTTCGGAGTGCAGCCTCATCGTTCGAAGAGTTTTAAGCTTTCTACTGATCCTTACTTTGTCGAGAAGGTGCGCGATATTGTCGGCCTGTATCTAAGCCCGCCGACCAACGCCCTGGTGCTCTGCGTCGACGAGAAGAGCCAATGCCAAGCGTTGGAGCGTACGCAGCCGATGTTGCCCATGGGGCTGGGCTACCTGGAAGGCGTCACACATGATTACGTGCGGCACGGAACCACAACCTTGTTCGCCGCGCTGAACGCTGCAACCGGAGAAGTCATCGCGCAATGCAAGTCACGCCATCGACATCAGGAGTTTCTCGCCTTCCTTAACCACGTCGACCAAGCGGTCCCTGCAGACCTTGACGTGCATCTGATCGTCGACAACTATGCTACGCATAAACACCCGAAGGTGAAAGCATGGCTGGCGAGGCGTCCGCGCTATCACATGCATTTCACGCCGACTTATTCAAGCTGGCTCAATCAGGTGGAGCGCTGGTTTGGACTTGTTACCCAACAGGCCATCCGCCGTGGCTCATTCAGGAATGTGCGCCAGTTGATTGTCAGCATCGAACAATATGTGACGCAGTACAACCAGCACAAGCGCGCGTTCGTCTGGACAGCAACTGCCGATTCGATCCTCCAAAAGGTCGCCCGTCTATGCAAAGTTATTTCTGGGACGCAACACTAG
- a CDS encoding TadE/TadG family type IV pilus assembly protein: protein MKAAVVCASQRFLNRLTREDGGVSAIEFAIASPLVFILVLGTVELAVDMSIDATVQMAAQSASRVGLTVTPPSSGTREAQAKSIVLSVLGGWLKMPRTTVTVTELDYGNYSNLGTSSYSAGAGAYGDVVSYNIVLTTPGVSGIPQLFGVPMLTFQRNFIVQNEK, encoded by the coding sequence GTGAAGGCCGCCGTCGTGTGCGCTTCGCAGCGCTTCCTGAACCGGCTGACACGCGAGGACGGCGGCGTGTCGGCTATCGAATTCGCAATCGCGTCGCCGCTCGTCTTCATCCTCGTGCTGGGAACCGTGGAACTGGCGGTGGACATGAGTATCGACGCGACGGTGCAAATGGCGGCGCAGAGCGCGTCGCGGGTGGGGCTGACCGTCACGCCGCCGAGCTCGGGCACACGCGAGGCGCAGGCCAAGAGCATCGTCCTGTCCGTGCTAGGCGGCTGGCTCAAGATGCCCCGCACCACGGTGACGGTCACCGAGCTCGACTACGGCAACTACAGCAACCTCGGCACTTCGAGCTATTCGGCCGGCGCGGGCGCCTACGGCGACGTGGTGTCGTACAACATCGTGCTGACGACACCGGGCGTCTCGGGTATTCCGCAATTGTTCGGCGTGCCGATGCTCACTTTCCAACGCAACTTCATCGTACAGAACGAAAAATGA
- a CDS encoding bifunctional diguanylate cyclase/phosphodiesterase: MNFNRRELPAKRGISDRQPESALDAGNAAARPTQFVGRGARAIVKRLAEVYILIPVFTGLLLCIAWAAVFHLISVEGDVAEDTAAQSSREIADTYEAQLVRNLSSIDQTLKTVKYAYETKGGTAMDELQAKGLLPPSIVFRVSVAGADGSVFAASGSHGPSNVSTDPCFAALRAQIDASMPCVSRVSLNHDTDTPEITFSRRLEHADGSFNGSVMLAMDPAYFTSGYEYARMGDKGMLLLAGTDGVVRAQQTGESTSWGRSISTVAIAVAQQALASGARVGPWDQGVRRYTTIRAIHGFPLIAMVGLSQGEQLSVFRKHRHNYVLWTAIASALLIVLAAALSRSSWQLAVSRRRARQAQQTYYAASERSLDAFFVFRSERDGAGNLLGFVMTDANRRGSVVLGLPREMLVGRSLDAIFPDARQNGMFDEFAAVAETGTVHEHEWMHLCTDDTKVWLQRQVVRVDNGVVAIMRDISSRKRAEVRRAEHNRVLEMIATSTPLEEVLSYLASLLESQISRVACVALLRDDDGLHLKLGAAPGLSELYRKRINGSPVSLDAGPSGRAIHTRQPVYIPDASKDPAFMEQMQAYGLSGFQACWAIPILAHDGSALGALTLFAQDAHEPSAIESQVIAMGTRIAGIAIERHRAEERIRHMANHDALTGLPNRTLLSDRLNQVLLHARRYERGVSVVFIDLDNFKLINDSLGHRAGDDLLRTVAARMSDCLRATDTVVRLGGDEFVIVLFDEEQNGPGIHKTIEKIRERIMEPVELNGEQYRVTCSMGVASYPADGANAESLLMNADAAMYRAKELGRNNYQMYTHEMNIKVHEKLRLQEQLRVALSNGEFHLEYQPQVDLRTESVFGVEALLRWQHPTDGNISPATFIPVAEETGLIISIGDWVLHKACMQNKLWQDMGFAPMTVSVNVSARQFLQKELVSRVAHALSESGLDPQYLELELTESVIMQDLDGAIATMRQLQEMGVRLSIDDFGTGYSSLSALKHFPIVRLKIDQSFVRELPGKDDDRAIAMAVISLGRQLNLKVIAEGVETETQLAFLRDNACNEIQGYHYSRPLKSHDLEQLLSQPFVWPVAAAALVN; this comes from the coding sequence ATGAACTTCAATCGCCGAGAGTTACCCGCGAAACGCGGTATTTCAGATCGACAACCGGAAAGTGCCCTCGATGCAGGCAATGCTGCCGCGAGACCCACGCAATTCGTCGGGCGGGGAGCGCGCGCAATCGTGAAACGGCTTGCCGAGGTCTACATCCTGATACCCGTTTTCACGGGCCTGCTGCTTTGCATTGCGTGGGCAGCGGTGTTCCATCTGATTTCGGTTGAAGGCGATGTTGCCGAAGATACGGCTGCGCAGTCGAGCCGTGAGATCGCCGACACCTATGAAGCACAACTGGTGCGCAACCTCAGTTCAATCGACCAGACGCTCAAGACGGTCAAGTACGCCTACGAAACCAAAGGCGGCACAGCCATGGACGAGCTGCAGGCGAAGGGCCTGCTGCCGCCGTCCATCGTTTTCCGAGTGTCGGTCGCGGGAGCCGACGGAAGCGTGTTTGCAGCGTCCGGGTCGCATGGGCCCTCGAATGTCTCGACGGACCCGTGCTTCGCGGCATTGCGTGCGCAGATCGATGCATCGATGCCCTGCGTGAGCCGCGTCAGCCTCAATCACGATACTGACACGCCCGAGATCACCTTCAGCCGTCGCCTGGAGCACGCCGATGGCAGCTTCAACGGCAGCGTGATGCTCGCCATGGACCCGGCCTATTTCACGAGCGGTTATGAATATGCCCGCATGGGCGACAAGGGCATGCTGCTGCTCGCCGGGACGGACGGCGTCGTGCGCGCCCAGCAAACGGGCGAGTCCACGTCGTGGGGCAGGTCGATATCGACCGTGGCAATTGCAGTCGCGCAGCAGGCGCTTGCGAGCGGTGCGAGGGTCGGCCCGTGGGACCAGGGCGTGCGGCGTTACACCACCATCCGCGCAATCCACGGCTTTCCGCTGATTGCGATGGTCGGTCTCAGCCAGGGCGAGCAGCTATCGGTTTTCCGCAAGCACAGGCACAACTATGTCCTGTGGACGGCCATTGCCAGCGCCTTGCTAATCGTGCTTGCCGCTGCGCTCAGCCGGTCGAGCTGGCAGCTTGCCGTCAGCCGCCGCCGCGCACGGCAGGCGCAGCAGACCTATTACGCGGCATCGGAAAGAAGCCTCGACGCGTTTTTCGTCTTTCGTTCGGAGCGCGATGGCGCCGGCAATCTTCTCGGCTTCGTCATGACCGACGCCAACCGGCGTGGCAGCGTCGTGCTCGGACTGCCCCGCGAGATGCTGGTTGGCCGCAGTCTCGACGCGATCTTCCCCGACGCGCGCCAGAACGGCATGTTCGATGAATTTGCGGCCGTAGCGGAAACCGGAACGGTCCACGAACACGAATGGATGCACCTGTGTACCGACGACACGAAAGTATGGCTCCAGCGTCAGGTAGTGCGCGTGGACAACGGCGTGGTGGCGATCATGCGCGACATCAGTTCGCGCAAGCGCGCGGAAGTGCGCCGCGCCGAGCACAATCGAGTGCTGGAAATGATCGCGACCAGCACGCCGCTCGAAGAGGTGTTGTCCTATCTTGCAAGCCTGCTCGAATCGCAGATCTCGCGTGTTGCGTGCGTCGCGTTGCTGCGTGACGACGACGGCCTGCATCTGAAACTGGGCGCCGCGCCGGGGCTTTCCGAGCTGTACCGGAAGCGGATCAACGGCTCGCCCGTGAGCCTCGATGCAGGTCCGAGCGGCCGGGCAATTCACACACGCCAACCCGTCTACATTCCGGACGCAAGCAAGGACCCGGCTTTCATGGAGCAGATGCAGGCGTATGGCTTGAGCGGCTTCCAGGCATGCTGGGCGATTCCCATCCTCGCGCACGACGGCAGCGCCTTGGGCGCGCTCACATTGTTCGCCCAGGACGCGCACGAGCCCAGTGCGATCGAATCGCAAGTCATCGCAATGGGAACCCGCATTGCGGGCATTGCCATCGAACGGCATCGTGCCGAAGAGCGTATCCGGCACATGGCCAATCATGACGCGCTGACAGGCTTGCCCAACCGTACCTTGCTCTCCGACCGCCTGAATCAGGTACTGCTGCATGCGCGGCGATACGAGCGCGGCGTCTCGGTGGTGTTCATCGACCTTGATAACTTCAAGCTCATCAATGACAGCCTCGGGCATCGCGCGGGCGACGATCTGCTGCGCACGGTCGCGGCTCGCATGTCCGATTGCCTGCGCGCAACGGATACGGTGGTTCGTCTTGGCGGCGATGAATTCGTGATCGTCCTGTTTGACGAAGAGCAGAATGGGCCGGGCATCCACAAGACCATCGAGAAGATCCGCGAACGGATCATGGAACCGGTCGAACTGAACGGCGAGCAATATCGGGTGACGTGCAGCATGGGCGTGGCGAGCTATCCGGCCGACGGCGCCAACGCCGAAAGCCTGCTGATGAACGCCGATGCCGCCATGTACCGCGCCAAGGAACTCGGGCGCAACAACTACCAGATGTACACGCACGAGATGAACATCAAGGTGCACGAAAAACTGCGGCTGCAGGAGCAGTTGCGCGTGGCGTTATCGAACGGGGAGTTTCATCTCGAGTATCAGCCGCAAGTCGACCTGCGCACGGAAAGCGTGTTCGGGGTAGAGGCGCTGCTGCGCTGGCAGCATCCGACCGACGGCAACATCTCGCCCGCCACGTTCATTCCGGTTGCGGAGGAGACGGGCCTCATCATTTCCATCGGCGACTGGGTGCTGCACAAGGCCTGCATGCAGAACAAGCTGTGGCAGGACATGGGCTTCGCACCCATGACGGTGTCCGTCAACGTATCCGCGCGGCAATTCCTGCAGAAGGAACTCGTGTCGCGCGTGGCGCATGCGCTCAGCGAAAGCGGCCTGGATCCTCAGTATCTCGAGCTGGAGCTGACTGAAAGCGTGATCATGCAGGATCTCGACGGCGCGATCGCGACAATGCGGCAGTTGCAGGAGATGGGTGTGCGTTTGTCGATAGACGACTTCGGCACGGGATATTCGAGTCTCAGCGCGTTGAAGCACTTCCCGATCGTGCGCCTCAAGATCGACCAGTCATTCGTTCGCGAACTGCCGGGCAAGGACGACGACCGCGCAATCGCAATGGCCGTGATCTCGCTTGGGCGCCAGTTGAATCTCAAGGTGATCGCGGAAGGTGTGGAAACAGAAACGCAACTCGCCTTCCTTCGCGACAACGCCTGCAACGAGATCCAGGGTTATCACTACAGCAGGCCGTTGAAATCGCACGATCTGGAGCAGCTTCTCAGCCAGCCGTTCGTGTGGCCGGTCGCGGCTGCAGCACTCGTGAATTAA
- a CDS encoding VWA domain-containing protein, with protein sequence MKPNSSPVPASRRRDRVARFLRDDRASITVVFAFCMSMMIAVMSIALNMIDGATSRARAQWAGDIAGISAAWNSQRFKTVYGNDLMQWRKDARAYYDANMPTGFMNITMQASDFNATMTQNSAGARVVSVSTTSTLHLLAPVVVDNNTSNAGSSSAADPTALGPNPTVSTTNQITFQPKGSIELVMVLDNTGSMADSIGGGQSKMDALKAAANTLLEKLTNTDVETYIGIVPFTTTVNLTGGLLGSGTWMAQDAFAYNHTNVAMKPSPDGTVAGWGGCAAEPRTSETHYLYPNAYSPGDSMKFTPYYYNVPQTGMQVRNYTDALCGTPASTQSAPVMGVPLTIGGGRVNYCGFSPQGAGIGSVYDKLSSAKSTTKVTQNADCIANPVTFLTNDVNGKLKPAISRMSPNGSTIVPGGLLWGWRMLDSDWSQQSAGVNNGWISDDKTLPRPETTLGLHRVLVVLSDGENSVGSANTVPADNYFNGLSGVGSNDISAPTIARSDGTPLIGGKVENSTDLNTFQLGVCSAIKASGVTVYTITFGSVSSAAMSTMRNCATTGNYLPAPTNDQLDAAFDTIANNLSTLRLTQ encoded by the coding sequence ATGAAGCCGAATTCTTCACCTGTACCCGCGTCCCGTCGGCGCGACCGCGTCGCGCGTTTCCTGCGGGACGACCGTGCCTCGATCACGGTCGTGTTCGCGTTCTGCATGAGCATGATGATCGCCGTGATGTCGATCGCACTGAACATGATCGACGGCGCCACCTCACGCGCGCGAGCGCAATGGGCTGGCGACATCGCCGGCATCTCGGCCGCGTGGAACTCGCAGCGCTTTAAGACGGTGTACGGCAACGATCTCATGCAGTGGCGCAAGGACGCGCGCGCATACTACGACGCGAACATGCCGACCGGCTTTATGAACATCACCATGCAGGCGAGCGATTTCAACGCCACGATGACGCAGAATTCCGCCGGCGCGCGGGTCGTGAGCGTCTCGACTACCAGCACGCTGCACCTGCTGGCGCCGGTCGTCGTCGACAACAACACCAGCAATGCCGGATCGAGCAGCGCAGCGGATCCGACGGCACTCGGTCCCAATCCCACCGTCTCGACCACCAACCAGATCACGTTCCAGCCGAAGGGCTCGATCGAACTCGTCATGGTGCTCGACAACACCGGGTCAATGGCGGATTCGATCGGCGGCGGCCAGAGCAAGATGGATGCGTTGAAGGCGGCGGCCAACACGCTGCTCGAAAAGCTCACGAACACGGACGTGGAAACGTACATCGGCATCGTGCCGTTTACGACGACGGTCAATCTGACGGGCGGGTTGCTCGGCAGCGGCACCTGGATGGCGCAGGACGCCTTCGCATACAACCATACCAACGTGGCCATGAAGCCGTCGCCGGACGGCACGGTGGCGGGCTGGGGCGGATGCGCAGCCGAGCCGCGCACGTCGGAAACCCACTATCTGTATCCGAACGCCTACAGCCCGGGCGACTCGATGAAGTTCACGCCGTATTACTACAACGTGCCGCAGACCGGCATGCAGGTGCGCAACTACACCGACGCGCTGTGTGGCACGCCCGCCAGCACGCAGTCGGCGCCGGTCATGGGCGTGCCGCTGACGATCGGCGGCGGGCGCGTGAACTATTGCGGATTTTCTCCGCAGGGGGCGGGCATCGGTTCCGTGTACGACAAGCTGAGTTCCGCCAAGTCCACGACGAAAGTGACGCAGAACGCCGATTGCATCGCAAACCCGGTGACATTCCTCACGAACGACGTCAATGGCAAGCTCAAGCCTGCCATCAGCCGGATGTCGCCGAACGGCTCCACTATCGTGCCCGGCGGCCTCCTGTGGGGCTGGCGCATGCTGGATTCGGACTGGTCGCAACAGAGCGCCGGCGTGAATAACGGTTGGATCTCCGACGACAAGACGCTGCCGCGTCCCGAAACCACGCTCGGCCTGCACCGCGTGCTGGTCGTGCTGTCGGACGGTGAAAATTCGGTCGGTTCCGCGAACACGGTCCCGGCGGACAACTACTTCAACGGCTTGTCGGGCGTGGGTTCGAACGACATCTCGGCGCCGACAATCGCGCGCTCGGACGGCACCCCGCTGATCGGCGGCAAGGTCGAAAATTCGACCGACCTCAACACCTTCCAGCTTGGCGTATGCAGTGCGATCAAGGCGAGCGGGGTGACGGTGTACACGATCACCTTCGGCAGCGTGTCGTCCGCGGCGATGTCGACGATGAGAAACTGCGCGACCACCGGCAATTACCTGCCGGCGCCAACCAACGATCAGCTCGACGCCGCTTTCGACACGATCGCCAATAATCTTTCCACACTCCGGCTGACTCAATGA
- a CDS encoding IS630 family transposase produces MGKMNLTDTERAQLLSAARSRTVRAADVRRAKLILMLEDGESRDGIMSALGCDSRFIARWSGRFLNERLAGMYARHPGRAPEQPPAKLEARVLNRTLKHKPADGSTHWSSYKLAAELGDVSVSAVQRIWRKHGIKPQRLERHMVSNDPDFETKAADVIGLYLNPPAHAAVFCVDEKTAIQALERKDRMLPLSPGRAESHGFEYKRNGTLSLFAAFNTATGEVLGKTASRHTSEQFVAFLTDVVASQPKRREIHVICDNVSSHKTQRVVDFLTAHRNVRLHFTPTYSSWLNQVENWFSRIQRDVIARGVFTSVKDLDRKLMRYIREHNQNPKPIKWKYDDPSRRIRPVPSQ; encoded by the coding sequence ATGGGAAAAATGAATCTGACTGATACCGAACGTGCGCAATTACTTTCAGCGGCACGCAGCCGAACGGTGCGCGCGGCGGACGTGCGACGTGCAAAATTGATCTTGATGCTCGAGGACGGTGAATCGCGCGACGGGATTATGAGCGCACTGGGCTGCGACTCGCGTTTCATCGCACGTTGGTCGGGGCGCTTCCTCAACGAGCGACTGGCCGGCATGTACGCTCGCCATCCCGGGCGCGCTCCTGAGCAGCCGCCTGCCAAGTTGGAAGCGCGTGTACTTAACCGCACCCTCAAGCACAAACCAGCCGACGGTTCGACACACTGGAGTAGCTACAAGCTCGCAGCAGAGCTGGGCGATGTGTCGGTCTCGGCCGTGCAGCGCATCTGGCGCAAGCATGGCATCAAGCCGCAGCGCCTGGAGCGGCACATGGTCTCTAACGATCCGGACTTCGAGACCAAGGCTGCCGACGTGATTGGGCTGTATTTGAACCCGCCGGCGCACGCGGCGGTGTTCTGCGTGGATGAGAAGACCGCGATCCAGGCACTTGAGCGTAAGGACCGGATGCTGCCGCTGTCGCCGGGACGCGCCGAGAGCCATGGCTTCGAATACAAACGCAACGGGACACTCAGCCTGTTCGCGGCGTTCAATACGGCGACCGGCGAGGTGCTGGGCAAGACCGCGTCGCGCCACACCAGCGAGCAGTTTGTGGCCTTTCTGACTGACGTCGTCGCCAGCCAGCCCAAACGTCGGGAAATCCACGTGATCTGCGATAACGTAAGCAGCCACAAGACGCAGCGGGTGGTCGACTTTCTCACCGCGCATCGCAACGTGCGCTTGCACTTCACGCCGACTTACTCTTCGTGGCTCAACCAGGTGGAAAACTGGTTCTCACGCATTCAGCGTGATGTGATTGCTCGCGGCGTCTTCACGTCGGTGAAGGATCTGGATCGCAAACTGATGCGTTATATCCGCGAGCACAATCAAAACCCGAAACCAATCAAGTGGAAATATGACGACCCTTCCCGTCGAATTCGCCCGGTGCCAAGTCAATGA
- a CDS encoding TadE/TadG family type IV pilus assembly protein, translated as MSSVPPSLPKRVRAVLGRLLRSERGVVTIELAIIVPLILFVMLGFCEIYLYMRANSMVQQAAFTLGDSLGQTPTVIDDASTSNANNLGAMWNAAVMLSAPIALQKSGAVYITSICDGTTTPCGTDKPVQYSMASGVAKIWWQQGAPWNASGLGSHVASGNLLPATWPFRNGDSAIVVEVMYQYDPFAILRQFWGAAPGVQTLYQRIYVLPRSGQPLKLVASS; from the coding sequence ATGAGCAGCGTTCCTCCTTCGCTTCCGAAGCGCGTTCGCGCAGTCCTCGGCCGGCTCCTGCGCTCGGAGCGCGGCGTCGTCACGATTGAGCTCGCCATTATCGTGCCGCTGATCCTGTTTGTGATGCTCGGGTTCTGTGAGATCTACCTCTACATGCGCGCGAACAGCATGGTCCAGCAGGCGGCCTTCACGCTCGGCGATTCGCTCGGCCAGACACCGACCGTGATCGACGACGCGTCGACCAGCAACGCCAACAACCTCGGCGCAATGTGGAACGCCGCCGTGATGCTGAGCGCGCCGATCGCGCTGCAGAAGTCGGGCGCCGTGTACATCACGTCGATTTGCGACGGGACGACCACGCCATGCGGCACCGACAAGCCCGTGCAGTATTCGATGGCGTCGGGCGTGGCGAAGATCTGGTGGCAGCAGGGCGCGCCGTGGAACGCGAGCGGTCTCGGCTCGCACGTCGCGAGCGGCAATCTGCTGCCGGCCACCTGGCCATTTCGCAACGGCGATTCGGCCATCGTGGTGGAGGTGATGTACCAGTACGACCCGTTCGCGATCCTGCGGCAGTTCTGGGGCGCGGCCCCCGGCGTCCAGACGCTCTATCAGCGCATCTACGTGTTGCCGCGCTCCGGACAACCGCTCAAGCTGGTGGCCTCCTCATGA